The sequence below is a genomic window from Haematobia irritans isolate KBUSLIRL chromosome 3, ASM5000362v1, whole genome shotgun sequence.
aacacctgtttctatatgaaggtgttgccagatcgaaacaaaatttaacatgtgttcataacagagatggaagtttccaaaacacttaacttttttttctgtttataccgcgctttttgtgctaggctaagaagtttccgaactgccctcgtattatacccacatcaccattctatggcggtgggtataaaaatattcaattagaaatttaattaattcaacaagttttttaattaatagtaccaattaatgtcaattaattttttgattgactttcaattaattttttaattaatactatcatttctgtgaattttcaattaaaaaactaataaaattaatactattatttctgtgatttttcaattaataaacttattagatcaattaatttcgtaattgaatcagaaaaaaacaagtaaggaaagtctaaagtcgggcgaggccgactatattataccctgcaccactttgtagatctaaattttcgataccatatcacatccgtcaaatgtgttggggggtatatataaaggtttgtcccaaatacatacatttaaataccactcgatttggacagaatttgatagacttttacaaaatctatagactcaaaatttaagttggctaatgcactagggtggaacacaattttagtaaaaaaatatgggaaacatttaaatctgaagcaattttaaggaaacttcgcaaaagtttatttatgatttatcgctggaTATAcgtgtattagaagttttagaaaattagagtcatttttacaacttttcgactaagcagtggcgatttaacaaggaaaatgttggtattttgaccatttttgtcgaaatcagaaaaacatatatatggaagctatatctaaatctgaaccgatttcaattaaatttggcacacatgactataatactaattgtactcctagtgcaaaatttcaaccaaagtgggccaaaactctggcttctggggccatataagtctatatcgggcgaaaaatatatatggaagctatatctaaatctgaaccgattccaatcaaattcggcacacatgactatactaccaattgtactccttgtgcaaaatttcaagctaatagggataaaactctggcttctgggtccatataagtgtatatcgggcgaaagatatatatgggagctatatctaaatctgaatcgatttaatccaaatttggcacgcatagctacaatgctaaatctactctctgtgcaaaatttcaaccaaattaggccaaaactctggcttttaagaccatattagtccatatcgggcgaaagatatatatgggagctatatctaaatctgaaccgatttcttccaaaatcaatagggttctattctgacccaaattaggaacatatgccaaatttgaaggcaattggacttaaattgcgacctagactttgatcacaaaaatgtattcacagacagacggacggacagacggacatggctatatcgactcagggacccaccctgagcattattgccaaagacaccatgtgtctatctcgcctccttcagggtgttacaaacatatgcactaacttataataccctgttccacagtgtggcgcagggtataaaaattgtgtgcaGAACGTTTATATTGCACCACGATGCCTctcctggatttataagaaccatttttgttcgagttttacaggaaTCTTATACTTCTCGTCTAATCATGCATTGAAGTTTAAATTCTGTAGATTTCTGGTAATCCAATGAGCACGAGAAACCAAATCAGAAAATGTTACTACTTCGAGCAAATTGGATGATAAGTGCGTCTTCTATGCCCTCAAGAAACTAAATCAGTATCAAACTCTTACAAATATAAGCCAAATTTCACGTAtctctttatggacctaaactacatcagatttttcaatttcaggtaaatatgCGGTGtgtagccccagaagccaaatctggaggtccaaaacatggaccaatttaaACCACATTCGGCATCTTATTTTGGAACCTAAAATAaagctataataattttttgtgtatatctaaACTAtaactattaaaaaatttaaataattttgaaaaatacctCTTTCGTTCACAAATGATAAAATTTAACCGTTTTTGTATTTCATCCCACTGTGCATCGTGTTATTGTACTATCAcatagagaaggaatatgaaggGGAACATGGAACATTGATATGTTATCTGGCCGGACATATACATGgccgccgaaatcagatacttgTTACATGtaccccatccaaaaataacattctgCTCTTTAAACATACTCGGGGTGATATCCTTTCTTGGGGTGATAATTAAATAATGTACACTCAATATTTTTCTTATCCACCATTTACCCTACAATCATTATTtctcttctatttttttttttttcgtggaaTATCGCTTACTTGGGAATAATGTAATTTCCATCATCACTTTCGTCCAGTAAACAATAATACATCCATGGAGCGCGTACTCTACTCACTTGACCGCGTACCGGGTACATTTTCTCATCACCCAGCAATTTAAAAGATCCCAAACCGGTACAATTCACTACCACATCATATTCGGCACTTTCAGAAAATTCCTTTAAACTCTCAATTTTCTGCTTGACAATTTTACCACCACGTTTCTGAAAGCGTTGCATGAGATAAGGCAGCAATTTTCGGGGCTCCGATGTATACGTAAGGAAATGAAGACCCGATCTGTAAAAGTAAAGATTAGGGTTATCGTGTATAAATAATAATAGTATTAGAGGATACAAAagggaaataaaacaatatatatAGTATTTCGCCTCTTGAAATTTGATTACACTACAAAATAACCCATATTTGACACTAATTTTAGGACGCGCAAATTAATTCATTgtcctattaaaattttgtcagtactctacaagtttttataccctccaccataggggggtggtatattaactttgtcattccgtttgtaacacatcgaaatattgctctaagacccaataaagtatatatattcttggtcgtggtgaaattctgagtcgatctgagcatgtccgtccgtccgtccgtctgtctgttgaaatcacgttaacttccgaacgaaacaagctatcgacttgaaacttgtcacaagtagttgttattgatgtaggtcggacggtattgaaaatgggccatatcggtccacttttacgtatagccccatataaacggacccccagatttagcttgcggagcctataaaagtagcatatttcatccgatccggctgaaatttggtacatggtaagtatttggtctctaacaaccatgcaaaaattggtccatatcggtccataattatatatagcccccatataaaccgatccccagatttgccctccggagcctcttagaggagcaaaatacatccgatccggttgaaatttggtacgtggtgttagtatatggtctctaacaaccatgcaaaaattggttcatatcggtccataattatatatagcccccatataaaccgatccccagatttggtttgcggatcctcttagagaggcaaacttcatccgatgcggctgaaatttggtacatggtatgagtatatggtatctaacaaccatgcaaaaattggtctatatcagtccataattatatatagcccccatataaagcgatccccagatttgacatccggagcctcttagaggagcaaaattcatccactccggttgaaatttggtacgtggtgttagtatatggtctgtaacaaccatgccaaaattggtccatatcggtccataattatatatagccctcatataaaccgatccccagatttgacctccgaagcctcttgcaggagcaaaattcgattcggttgaaatttggtacatggtgttatatggtctctaacaaccttgcaaaaattggtacatatcggtccataattatatatagccctcatataaatcgttccccagatttgatctccggagccttttggtggagcaaaatgcatccgatctgattgaaatatgaaacgtggtgttagtatgtggccgctaataaccatgccaaaattggttcatataggtctatagttatatatagccgatccccatcacacaaaaattggtccatattggttcataatcatggttgccactcgagccaaaaataatctagcaaaattttatttctacagaaaattttgtcaaaattttatttctatagaaaattttgtcaaaattttatttctatagaaaattttgtcaaaattttattcctatagaaaattttgtcaaattttatttctatagaaaattttggcaaaattttatttctatagaaaatgttgtcaaaattttatttctatagaaacttttgtcaaaattttatttctatagaaaattttgtcaaacctaactatatatgtatttaatcggcctttttataccatccaccataggatgggggtttattaactttgtcattccgatcgaaatattgcactaagaccccataaagtatatatgtatattctgggtcgtggtgaaattctgagtcgactgagcctgtccgtccgtccgtctgttgaaatcacgctaacttccgaacgaaacaagctttcgacttgaaacttggcacaagtagttattattgatataggtcggacggtattgcaaatgggccatatcggttcacttttacgtatagcccccatataaacggactcccaactttggcttgcagaccctctaagaagagcaaatttcatccgatccggctgaaatttggtatatggtgttggtatatggtatctaacattcgtggaaaaattggtctacatcggtccataattatatatagcccccatataaatcgatcccccgatttggttttcggagcctctaagagaagcaaattttatccgattcggctgaaatttggtacattgtgttagtatatggtcgttaacaaccatgcagaaattggtctacatcggtccataattatatatagtccccatataaaccgatccccagatttggcttgcggagcctcttagagaagaaaataagaaatttggtacatggtgttagtatatggtctctaacatccatgcaaaaattggtccacattggtcaataattgtatatagcctccatataaaacgatcccccgatttggctttcggagcctctaagagaagcaaatttcatccgatccggctgaaatttggtacttggtgttagtatatggtctttaacaaccatgcataaattggtccacatcggtcgataattatatatagcccccatataaaccgatccccagatttggcttgcggagcctctaaaagaagaaaatatcatccgatacggctgaaatttggtacatggtgcaagtatatggtctctaacaactatgcaaaaattggtccacatcggtcaataattatatatagcccccatataaatcgttccccagatttgatctccggagccttttggtgaagcaaaatgcatccgatctgattgaaatttgaaacgtggtgttagtatatggccgataataaccatgccaaaattggttcatataggtctatagttatatatagccgatccccatcacacaaaaattggtccatattggttcataatcatggttgccactcgagccaaaaataatctagcaaaattttatttctacagaaaattttgtcaaaattttatttctatagaaaattttgtcaaaattttatttctatagaaaattttgtcaaaattttattcctatagaaaattttgtcaaattttatttctatagaaaattttggcaaaattttatttctatagaaaatgttgtcaaaattttttttctatagaaacttttgtcaaaattttatatctatagaaaattttgtcaaacctatctatatatgtgtttaatcggcctttttataccatccaccataggatggggatatattaactttgtcattccgatcgaaatattgcactaagaccccataaagaatatatattctgggtcgtggtgaaattctgagtcgatctgagcatgtccgtccgtccgtctgttgaaatcacgctaacttccgaacgaaacaagctatcgacttgaaacttgttgttattgatgtaggtcggatggtattgcaaatgggccattatcggtacacttttacgtatagcccccatacaaacggacccccaaatttggcttgcagaccctctaagagaagcaaatttcatccgatccggctgaaattggtactggtgctagtatatggtctctaacaaccatgccaaaattggtctacatcggtccataattatatatagcccccatataaaccgatccccagatttggtttgcggatcctctaaacgatgcaaatttcatctgatccggccgaaatttggtacacggtattagtatatgatctttaacaaccatgcaaaaattggtccttattggtccataactatatatagcccccatataaaccgttccccagatttgatccccggagcctcttggaggagcaaaattcatccgatctggttgaaatttgaaacgtggtgttagtatatgcccgctaataactatgccaaaattggctcgtatcggtctatagttatatatagccgatccccatcatacaaaaattggtccatatcggttcacaatcatggttgccaatcgagccaaaaataatctaccaaaattttatttttatagaaaattttgtcaaaatgttatttctacagaaaatttagtcaaaatgttatttctatagaaatttttgtgcaaattttatttctatagaaaattttgttaacattttatttctatagaaaatgtttcccaaattttacttctatagaaaatggtgtcaaaattttatttctatagaaaattttgtcaaacctaactatatatgtatttaatcggctttttttagtttaatatataccacgtatggactatgtggtatatattacggtgttaggaagttttaagataccttgccttttaagttaccgcaacccaagtaattcgattgtggatgacagtcttcagtggaagtttccacgcaatccatggtggagggtacataagcttcgacctggccgaacttacggccgtatatacttgttactagGTAAATTCGAGTTAATAATACCCGTAATGATCTTTTGATTCGTTGCTCTTACTTGAATTTCTTTACGCGATTAGCATTGTATTCCTCAAGTAATTTCGGTGGAATTTCTTGACATCCATAGACAATATCTCTCCAAAAATCTGCCACTGGGGTATCGGTAGTAGTCAAACGAATTACAGGCAGCAAACAGACACCAGCTTCTCCAGCATCCTCTGAAAGCCATAACTCTTGTAAAAAGTCATGCATTCCCTTAGACCATTTACTggacaataaaatcaaaatcaactgttgcacttcaaaatatttttaattggaaatattataCTTACTAAACACTTTCAGCTGGTGTATTACCCAGCAAATAAGGTCCCCACAACCCAGCCGAACCATCACCGGTAGTGTTGGGTGTAAACTCCTCGGACAATACGGTCACATCTATCGGTATATTgcgattttgaaaatgttcctgTATTCGAACAGCACAACTGAAACCATTGATACCACCACCTAATATAACCACACGCATTTCGATTGTCTTCAATATGGGGTCTTTATCCtaataaattcaataaattactGATCGTCTTGTGAGCtcttcgaaccaaaaataatctctgATCGACTGAGTACGAGCATTCTGCTGCTATTATCAGTAGTTTTAGGTGAGAATTGCAGCCGATTGCTgattatgttgttgttgttgtagtctcAAGTGAATTGAATTCACGCGTTACTATTCACTGATAACCGGCTAATGTCAATTCTATTttagaacaattaaaaaatcattttcaaatttgtttgtgataaacgattgatgcgtgattgttagaatgATGTCAAGTAATTGATTGGAACAACTGTTGAACAACCTTATCAGTGGATATATTAGTTTAATAAGACGTTAGAGCATATCAtcgaaaaacagaaaaaagaaCACTGGTGGGAAAAGTTGACTAtacagaaaaagaaaaaaaagtatatatggcggtaagtttggccaggccgaatcttaagtaccctccaacatggattgcgtagaaacttctacgaaagactgtcatccacagtcgaattacttgggttgtggtaatacttaccgatggcaaggtatcttaaaacttcttaacatcgttttctaaattgtgagttagaccatacgtggtatatattaaacaaaaaaggcatgtataggtaagtctacaaataattacgaatcgacatggacttttgcacggtacgtagagagccagaattgaattgttaacggccatatactagcacaatgtaccaaatttcaactgactcggatgaaatttgctccttcaagaggctccaaaaccaaatctcggggtcggtttatatggggctatatatgattatggacttttgacatggttgttaaatatcatatactaacaccacgtaccaaatttcaaccgggtcggatgaaatttgcttctcttagaggctcagcaagccaaatcggggtatcggtttatatgagggctatatataattatggaccgatgtaaaccaatttatgGTTTACATcggtatggttgttggagaccatatacttacactatgtaccaaatttcagccgtatcggatgaaatttgcttctcttagagcaatcgcaagccaaatttggcagtccgtttatatgggggccattcgtaaaagtggaccgatgtggcccatttgcaataccatccgacctacatcaataacaactacttgtgacaagtttcaagtcgatagcttgtttcgttcggaagttagcgtgatttcaacagacagacggacggatggacatgctcagatcgactcagaatttcaccacgacccagaatatatatactttatggggtcttagtgcaatatttcgatgtgttacaaacggaataacaaagttaatatacccccatcctatggtgaaggctataaaaaaaccaaaaatctaatggtaaacaagtatatacggccgtaagttcggccaggccgaagcttctgtatcctccaccatggattgcgtagaaacttctactgaagactgtcatccacaatcaaattacttgggttgcggtaacacttgccgatggcaaggtatcttaaaacttcctagcaccgtaatatataccacatagtccatacgtggttatattaaactaaaaaggccgattaaatacgtatataattaagtttaaagtttctatagaaataaaattttgacaacattttctatagaaaaaaaaatttgaaaaaattttctatagaaataaaattttgacaacattttctatagaaataaaatttttacaaaattttcgatagaaataaaattttgacaaaattttctatagaaataaaattttgacaaaattttgacaaaatgttctatagaaataaaatttttacaaaattttctatagaaataaaattttcccaaaattttctatagaaataacattttgacaaggttttctataaaaataaaattttggtagattatttttggctcgagtggcaaccatgaaccgataaggaccaatttttgtgtaattgggaaacgtctatatatatctatagaccgaaaatctggggatagatttatatgggggctatataattatggatcaatatggaccaattcctgcatggttgttaaagaccatatactaacagcacggaccaaatttcaatcggatcggatgacttttgttcctctaagaggctccggaggtcaaatctggggatcggtttatatgggggctatatacaattatgggccgatgtggaccaattttgacatggtcattagagaacatataccaacaccacgtaccaaatttcagccggatcggatgaaatttgcttctcttagaggctccgcaagccaaatcgggggatcggtttatatgggggctatatataattatataccgatgtggaccaacttttgcatggttgttagagaccatatactaacaccatgtaccaaatttcagccggatcggatgaaatttggttctcttagaggctccgcaagccaaatcgggggatcggtttatatgggggctatatgtaattatggaccgatatagaccaatactaacatcatg
It includes:
- the Daao2 gene encoding D-amino acid oxidase 2, with amino-acid sequence MRVVILGGGINGFSCAVRIQEHFQNRNIPIDVTVLSEEFTPNTTGDGSAGLWGPYLLGNTPAESVYKWSKGMHDFLQELWLSEDAGEAGVCLLPVIRLTTTDTPVADFWRDIVYGCQEIPPKLLEEYNANRVKKFKSGLHFLTYTSEPRKLLPYLMQRFQKRGGKIVKQKIESLKEFSESAEYDVVVNCTGLGSFKLLGDEKMYPVRGQVSRVRAPWMYYCLLDESDDGNYIIPNMDNVVLGGTHQENDFNISICPNDKKFITEGCHQIVPALANATHLFDWVGQRPGRPNIRLEPEHFDKKLVIHNYGHGGSGVTLAWGCAADVLDILEKSLANVHQQKAKL